The proteins below come from a single Papaver somniferum cultivar HN1 chromosome 11, ASM357369v1, whole genome shotgun sequence genomic window:
- the LOC113320858 gene encoding F-box protein SKIP24-like yields the protein MSVLDLPDEIWRKILEMGVKNSKLGFKDLCCVSISNRRLNRLSSEDTLWHNLLTLDFSNNSSSSSQAFQFKSLYKSSYEKEKSRKLAVYNRAVLRVESQIFVHTTKIKLLRSQLMDETQRLNSTSKELSHLHNVRTASVALNVWQPDIVRGRQKQVVEQCTVPIESRIRALGMEYKLCKQQIAVFEKAYRDEKQRLDTTKKQLESMKYHPLRDYKLAEKIVGQNIQPKKKLKTSSESSTSTSK from the exons ATGTCTGTTCTAGATCTACCTGATGAAATATGGAGGAAAATATTAGAGATGGGTGTAAAGAACTCCAAATTAGGTTTTAAGGATCTGTGCTGTGTTTCAATTTCTAATAGACGCCTCAATAGATTATCCAGTGAAGACACTTTATGGCACAATTTACTAACCCTAGATTTCTCGAATAATTCCTCTTCATCATCGCAAGCATTTCAATTTAAATCCTTGTACAAATCCAGTTATGAGAAAGAGAAAAGCCGAAAACTGGCTGTTTATAACCGAGCTGTTCTTAGAGTGGAAAGTCAGATTTTTGTGCACACTACAAAGATTAAGCTATTACGATCTCAATTGATGGATGAAACCCAGAGATTGAATTCGACATCCAAAGAGTTAAGTCATTTACATAATGTCAG GACGGCATCAGTAGCTTTAAATGTTTGGCAGCCGGATATTGTCCGAGGTAGACAGAAACAAGTAGTTGAGCAATGTACTGTGCCCATTGAATCTCGCATTCGTGCTTTAGGAATGGAATATAAACTTTGCAAGCAACAGATTGCAGTCTTTGAGAAGGCTTAT AGAGATGAGAAGCAGAGGCTAGACACAACAAAAAAACAGTTGGAATCGATGAAGTATCACCCATTAAGGGATTATAAACTGGCAGAAAAAATAGTCGGTCAGAATATTCAGCCAAAGAAGAAGCTGAAGACTAGCAGCGAGA GTTCAACCTCAACCAGTAAGTAG